The Pyxidicoccus sp. MSG2 DNA segment GTAGCGCGCGTCGGCGGCGCCCACCATGAGGTACGGCGCCACCAGGGACTCGGGGAACACCTGGCGGATGCTCCGCTGCAGCACGCCCCAGGCCTCCGAGTCCGTCCGCGACACCGGCGAGGGCTCGCTCTGGAAGGACAGCGTGCCCGCCTTCACCCGCGAGTCGTCCACCACGCGGCGCACGTGCTCGAGCACGCCCTCCACGGAGTCGCCGGGGAGGATGCGGAAGTTCACCACCGCGCGGGCTCGGGCCGGCAGCACGTTGTCCTTCACACTGCCCTCGAACATGGTGGCCGCGGTGGTGGTGCGCACCGCCGCGTTGGTGGAGGGCTGGGCGCTCAACTGGCGCACCACCAGCGGCTCGAAGAGCCACAGGTTGGCGAACACGAGCCGCATGCCGAACGGCATCTCCGGCCCCATGAAGTCGAAGAGGGCCCGGCTCCCGCCCCGCAGCCGGGCCGGCATCGGCTGCTCCTCCAGGCGCGTGACGGCGCGGCTGAGCACGCCCACGGCCGTCTGCTTCGGAGGCATGGACGAGTGGCCCCCCTCCCCCTCCACCACCAGCTCCACGCTGACGAAGCCCTTCTCCGCCACGCCCACCAGCGCCACCGGCGCCGTCACGCCCGGGACGGTGCCCGTGAGCATCATCCCGCCCTCGTCCAGCACGGACTCCAGCGTCACGCCGCGCTCGCGCAGCATCCGCGCCACGACTTCCGCGCCCCCGTGGCCGCCCACCTCCTCATCCCCGCCGAAGGCGAGCAGCACCGTGCGCTTCGGCGCGTGCCCCGCCGCGAGCAGCGCCTCCACCGCCTCCAGGATGGCCAGCACGCTGCCCTTGTCGTCCAGCGCGCCCCGGCCCCACACGTACCCGTCCGCCACGTCGCCACTGAACGGAGGGCGCGTCCAGGCGCCTTCCGTGCCGGGCTCCACCGGCACCACGTCCAGGTGCCCCACCAGCAGCACCGGGCGCAGCGAGGCGTCCGTGCCCTGCCACGTGTAGAGGGCGGAGTGGCGGCCCACGGCCTCGCGCTTCAGCGACGCGTGGACGCGGGGGAAGTGCTCCCGCAGGTAGTCGTGCAGCGCGGTGAAGGCGGCGTCGTTGGCGGGCGCCCCGTCCGACGCGGCCACCGTCTTCAGCCGCAGCGCCCCCGCGAGCCGGGCCGCCGCCGCGTCCGCGTCCACGGAGAACGGCGCCGCGGCCTCCACGGCCACCTGGCGGGAGGGGGCGGACAGCGTCCTCGTCACGAGGACGCCGGCCAGCAGGCACAGGCCGAGCAACAGCAGCAGCAGGAGGCGTTTCATCGAAGGGGCTCGCGAAGGGGGCGCCCTACGCTAACAGACCGGGAAATCCCCCTTTCGGGCCCTCCGGCATCTCATACTCCGAGAGGAATCCGACCCACACAGCCGCGAAAACCCCGAGAGAGTCTCATATTCAATTTTCCACTGTAAGTGTCAGGGAGTTCTCGTATATACGGACCTTCTCCGAGGGGTGGGTCCATGCAGATTCAGTCCATGACGAACCGGTGGGTCGTCCTTCTACTCATGGCGGGAGCGGTGTTGGTGGGGTGCGGTGGGAAGGCCGACGACACGGGGCTTCCGGGGGCCCCGTCCTCGGTGAAGGCCGACGCGGCGGACACCCTGGCCCTGGTGAAGTGGACGCCGCCGACGACGGACGGCGGCAACCCGCTCATGTACTACGTGGTCCGCTGCGAGCCGGCGTGCGGCGGCGCCATCGTCGCCGCGGACGAGATGCAGGCCACGGTGCGCGGCCTCAACAACGGCTTTCCCTACCTCTTCAAGGTGTCGGCGGTGAATGCGAAGGGCGAGGGCCCGGCCTCCATCCCCACGGAGGCAGTGACGCCCCTGGCCGGCGTCGAGGTGGCCAACCCCACCGTCCCGGGCCAGCCCCGCTCCGTGCGCGCGACGGCGGGCAACGGCGAGGCGTACGTGAGCTGGCTGGCGCCGGCCAGCTTCGGTGGGCGGACCCTGAGCTCCTACCGCGTCACCGCGGAGCCGGGGGGCGTCACGGTGACGGTGGACGCGCCGGCCGCGAGCGTCACCCTTCCCGGCCTCCTCAACGGCGTGCCCTACCGCTTCGAGGTGGTGGCCACCAACGCGGTGGGGGACGGCCCGGAAGTCTCCACCTCCCTGGTGCAGCCGCGCTCGGGCGGCGCGCCGACGAGCTGGGTGTCGGGCTACTACGTCGGCTACCAGCGCGCGCTGCTCCCGGTGGAGTCCGTGGACCTGTCGGGCATCACCCACCTCGTCGTCGGCCGCTTCAAGCCGGGCCACTGGGGCACGGTGAGCGCGGACCTGGACATCACCGACTACGAGGGCCCCGTCGTGGCGAAGGCGCTCGCCGAGCGCGCCCACGCGCACGGGCGCAAGGCACTGATGATGCTGGGGGGCTACGGCGAGCATGACCGCTTCCTGACCGCCACGACCGACGAGTCGCGTCCCATCCTGGTGAAGAACCTCATCAAGTTGATGGACGAGCTGGGCTACGACGGCATCGACGTGGACTGGGAGCCCATCAACCTGGCCGCGGAGACGCCCGAGGGCGCCGAGCCCCCGCCGGATGACGGCGAGCAGCTCCTGGCGCTGCTGGATGACCTGCGCGCCGCGCGGCCGGACATCATCCTCACCATGCCGGTGGACTGGCTGAACTCCAACTTCGGGATGAGCCCGGTCCGGGCGGAGTTCATGGGGCGGCTGGCCGCACGCGTCGACCAGATGAACATCATGTCCTACAAGATGAGCGGCAACTGGGGCAGCTGGGAGAGCTGGCACTCCAGCCCGCTCACGGACGACTCGCCCCACCGGCCCACCTCGGTGGCCAGCTCCGTCCAGGGCTACCTGGCGGCGGGGGTCCCCGCGGGGCGGCTGGGCGTGGGCATCGGCTTCTTCGGCACGTGCTGGCAGGGCGTGACGGAGCCGCGCACCCCGCTCGACGGCCGGCGGGACGTCGTCGAGGGGCAGAGCGACAACGCCATGAGCTACACCAACATCATGACGGAGTACTACGAGCCCGAGGCGTACCGCTGGGACGGCCAGGCGAAGTCTCCGTACCTGTCCTTCCCCTCCATGTACGGCCCCGGACACTGCAACTACATCTCCTACGAGGACGCGCAGTCCATCGCCGCCAAGGGGCGCTTCGCGCGCGAGCAGGGACTGGGGGGCACCATCCTGTGGACCATCAACCAGGGCCACCTGCCCCGGGCCGCC contains these protein-coding regions:
- a CDS encoding M20 family peptidase, with the protein product MKRLLLLLLLGLCLLAGVLVTRTLSAPSRQVAVEAAAPFSVDADAAAARLAGALRLKTVAASDGAPANDAAFTALHDYLREHFPRVHASLKREAVGRHSALYTWQGTDASLRPVLLVGHLDVVPVEPGTEGAWTRPPFSGDVADGYVWGRGALDDKGSVLAILEAVEALLAAGHAPKRTVLLAFGGDEEVGGHGGAEVVARMLRERGVTLESVLDEGGMMLTGTVPGVTAPVALVGVAEKGFVSVELVVEGEGGHSSMPPKQTAVGVLSRAVTRLEEQPMPARLRGGSRALFDFMGPEMPFGMRLVFANLWLFEPLVVRQLSAQPSTNAAVRTTTAATMFEGSVKDNVLPARARAVVNFRILPGDSVEGVLEHVRRVVDDSRVKAGTLSFQSEPSPVSRTDSEAWGVLQRSIRQVFPESLVAPYLMVGAADARYFTALSDSVYRFMPLRLERADLARLHGRDERVSVQGYAGAVRFYAQYLRNTAD
- a CDS encoding glycosyl hydrolase family 18 protein, which codes for MQIQSMTNRWVVLLLMAGAVLVGCGGKADDTGLPGAPSSVKADAADTLALVKWTPPTTDGGNPLMYYVVRCEPACGGAIVAADEMQATVRGLNNGFPYLFKVSAVNAKGEGPASIPTEAVTPLAGVEVANPTVPGQPRSVRATAGNGEAYVSWLAPASFGGRTLSSYRVTAEPGGVTVTVDAPAASVTLPGLLNGVPYRFEVVATNAVGDGPEVSTSLVQPRSGGAPTSWVSGYYVGYQRALLPVESVDLSGITHLVVGRFKPGHWGTVSADLDITDYEGPVVAKALAERAHAHGRKALMMLGGYGEHDRFLTATTDESRPILVKNLIKLMDELGYDGIDVDWEPINLAAETPEGAEPPPDDGEQLLALLDDLRAARPDIILTMPVDWLNSNFGMSPVRAEFMGRLAARVDQMNIMSYKMSGNWGSWESWHSSPLTDDSPHRPTSVASSVQGYLAAGVPAGRLGVGIGFFGTCWQGVTEPRTPLDGRRDVVEGQSDNAMSYTNIMTEYYEPEAYRWDGQAKSPYLSFPSMYGPGHCNYISYEDAQSIAAKGRFAREQGLGGTILWTINQGHLPRAAEGQKDPLLQAVKRAFLDP